The Amycolatopsis solani genome segment CGGCAAGGTCGAGCGGTTCATCGACGCGCTCCAGCGGGTCGCGAAGGGCGGCACGGCGATGGACCCCGAGGTGATCGGCCAGCTGATGGCCCGCCGCCGCGCCGCCGATCCGCTGGCCGCGTTGACCGCCCGCGAGCGCGAAGTGCTGGCGCTGATGGCGGAGGGCTACAACAACGGCACGATCGCCGAGCTCCTCGTCGTCAGCGACGGCGCGGTGCTCAAGCACATCCGCAACATCTTCGCGAAGCTCGGCCTGCCCTCCGACGAAGGCGGGCACCGGCGGGTGCTGGCCGTGCTGGCGTACCTGCAGCGGGATGCGGGGTAGCGCAGGCACCACCCCACATCCGGGTGCTGACGGCATCGATCCGCCGGCCGCGCGGCCTTAGCGTTTCCGGCATGACGAACGAAATCCGCACCACCACCGCCGCCGCTCCCGTCCTCCTTTGGCTGGTCCTGCTCGTCAGCGGGGCGGCGAACGCCGCCGGCCCGCTGATCGGGCTGGACTTCACCGTCCGGATGGTGGCCGGCGGCGTCGCGATCGTGGCGATCGCGGGGTTGATCACCCACTACGTCCGGCGGCGGAAGGCGTAGCTCGTGAGGGCCGCCGCGACCAGGGCGGCGGCGGGCCAGAACGGGTTCGCCACCGCCCCGGCGAGCAGGGGACCCGCGGTGGCGCCGGCGTTGAGCGCCGCGGTCGCGTAGGCGCCCTTCATCGTCGGGGCGCCCTCGGCCAGCCGCAGGATCCGGGCGATCACCGTGCCCCCGACCGCGAACGCCAGCGCGCCTTGGGTGAACGCCAGTGCCACGAGCACGGCCGGGACGTGCGCGGCCAGCGCCAAGGCGACCCAGCCGGCGAGCAGCAGCGGACCGCCGGCGGCGAGGACCCGGCCGGGCCACCGGTCGGCCAGCCGCCCGGCCGAGGTGATCCCGGCGAAACACCCCGCACCGAACGCGGCGAGCACCACCGGCACCGGCGCGACGCCTTCGGCCACCGGCGCGAGGTAGGTGAAGACGCCGAAGGTGGCCGCGTTGACGAGCGCGCCGACCAGGAGCACCCCGGACAGCGGCCGCAGCACGGCCAGTTCGGCCCGCAGGCCGGCCGGCTCGGCGTCCGCCGCGGTGTCGGGAATCCACCAGAGCGCGGCGAAGGCGGGCAGGCACAGCAAGGCGACGACCCAGAACGCCGGCCGCCACCCGAGCAACGCCCCACCGGGGATGCCGACGGCGCACGCCACCGTCGTGCCGCTCAGCAAGACGGCGAGCGCCCGGCCGGGCCGGGCCACGGCGGTGGCGACGGTCAGTGCGACGGCGAGGAACCCCGCGTTGGCGACCGCGGCCACGAGCCGCGTCGCGACGAGGACGCCGAACGACGTCGTGAGCGCACCGGCGACGTGCACCGCGACGAAGACGGCGAGGAAGCACAAGAGCGCGGTGCGCCGCCGCCACGACCGCGAAAGCGCGGCCATCACCGGCGCCCCGGCGACCATGCCGGCGGCGAAGGCGGACGTCAGGTACCCGGCTTGCGCGAGCGAGACGTCCAGGTCGGCGGCGATGCCGGGCACGAGCCCGGCGAGCATGAATTCGGACGTACCCATGGCGAAAACCGCCACGGTGAGGAGGTACAGGGGCACGGAAGCTCCAGGGAACACGAGATCGACAGGACGATTTCGTGGTCACCCGGTGACCCGGGAACGGGAAGTTATCGGACCACCGGGAAGACCGGCGGCCCGACCCTGGACGCTTCGGGGCTCGACACGGGTTCGACCCTACCGCGAAACGGCTAGCGAAACGGCGTGCAAGTCCGATGTCCCCCATAGCAGTCGCGAATCCAGGGGGGTGTCACGATGCCGTACTTGCGCATTCATTTCACCGAAGTCGACCTGGGCCGCACCCGGCTCGCGTCGCGGATCGACCACATGTGGGAGATCGTCAACGCGGTGCAGTTGCTGCAGCACCGGGAGGGTGGCCTGTACTTCGACGGGTGGCGGCGGTGGGTCCGCCAGGAGGCGCTCGCCGAGCCCCGGCTGCAGCGGCTCCTGTGCACCCTCCAGCACATCGCCCCGCACGCCGAATACTTCCCGGATTTCCTGACCCCGGCCGGCGGTTTCGACGACCTCGGCGACGCGCTCGACGCCGTGGTGTCCGTGCCGAAGTCCCGGCTGCGGACGGAAATGGCGTTGCTGGGCTGCGAATCGGCGCCGTCGCGGGCCATCGCGGACGGCGGGGCACCCGCCCTGCACGGGTTGCGTGCCGCGCTGGGCGGGTTCTACCGGGCGGCCGTCCAGCCGCGGCTCGAGGTGGTCGAGGCCGCCCGGCACGCCGATCTCGCCCACCGGATGCACACGCTCCTGCACGACGGCGTCGAGGCGATGCTGACCGGGATGGCACCCGGTGCGGTCTGGGAGCCGCCGGTGCTGAGGCTGCCTTACGTGGTCGACAGCGACCTGCCCCTCGCCGGCCGGGGGCTGCGGCTCGTGCCGTGCTACTTCTCGTTGCAGGGCCCGGTCGCGCTCGCCGATCCCGGACTGCCGCCCACGGTGGCCTTCCCCCTGGATCCCGCCACCCGGCTGCTCGCCGCGGAACGCCGTCCGGGCGACCACCTCGGCGCGCTGGTCGGCACCACCCGCGCGGCCATCCTGCGGCTGGTGCTGGACGGCTGCAGCACCCGCGAGCTGATCCGCCGGACCGGGGTGGCGCCGGCGACGATCACCCACCACACGACGATCCTGCGCGACGCGGGCATGATCGCCACCCAGCGCGACGGCGCCGTCGCGTCGCACCACATCACCCCGCTGGGCTTGCGAGTGCTGCACCGGACCGGGTGACCCCCCGGCTTTCGACGAGGATCGAACGCCCCGTTCCGGACCCCGCCGCGCGGGGAAACTGCGGGCGTCCCAACCGAAGACCCTGTCGGACAGGGGGGAGAAGAGGACGTGAGAATGCGGATCACACGGGGAATCGCCAGGGGTGCCGTCTACGGGGCCATGATCGTTTCCGCGCTGATCGCGGCGCCGGCGGCACAGGCGGCACCCAGCGCCACGCCGTCCGCCGCGGCGAGCGTGCCCGACCAGCGGCTGCACCCGCCGGCGGTCCACCCGTTGGTGGCGTGCGGTTACTACTCGGGCAAGGTGGAGACCGTCCGGGGCAACACGGGCAACCGCGTCCGTGAGGTGCAGTGCCTGCTGCTGTACTGGGGCTACAGCGTGGGTTCGTCGGGCGTCGACGGTGATTTCGGCCCGGCCACGGAGGCGGCGGTGAAGGCGTTCCAGGCCGACACCTACGGCGTCTGCGGCCCGCCCGGCCTGGTCAGCGACGGCCGGGTCGGCAAGCACACCTGGAGCGCGCTGCGCGCCCCGGACAGCTGCCCGACCGAGTAACGGGATCGGGCCGGCCCCACCGCGTGCGCGGGGCCGGCCCGAGCGGCGGTCAGACCCGCGGCTCGTCCTCGATCACCCCGACCTGGCCCGGATCCGCCGGCGCCGGCATGTGCCGGATGCTGTCGCTGCCCTTGTGGTCGTGGGCGCGGTCGTGCCGGGAATCCAGTACCCGCAGCAACTTGTGCGCCGCTCCGGCGTAGGCGTCGTCCACAGTGGTCGCGTGGTGGGTGACCGCGACCGGTTGTTTCCCACCGGGCCGCGCTTCGATCACGCACTTCTTGTCGTCCGGCTTGCCACCGCCGTCTTCGCTGAGGTGCACCTCCACCCGGGTCAACCACCCGCCGAACCGGGAGAGGCTGCTCTCCAGGTCGGTGGACACGAAGGTGGCCAGCCGCTCGCCGCCGTGGACGTTGTGGTCGGTGTTGACCTGGATCTGCACGAGCACCCTCCGAAGCTGGACAACGCTGAAACCGCTCAGTACCACGAGAACGGCGGAGTCAAACGGTCCGCGGTTCCCCCGGCGTCACTCCGGTGGCCGGAAGCCGCCGAGCTCCGGCTCGAGCAGTTCGGCCAGCCGCAGCGGGGTGCGGTCCTCGAACATCGGGCCGAGGAGCTGCACCCCCACCGGCAGGCCCTCGGGGGACCGGCCGGCCGGGATCGCGGTGGCGGGCAGGCCGGGCATGGTGGCCAGGCCGGCCCAGACGAGCTGGTCGAAGTACGGGTACGCGACGCCGTCGACGTCGATCCGCCGTTCCATCGGGTTGGGGTGGTGGTCGTGCGGGAACGCCGGCGTCGGCGTGATCGGGCACACCACGGCGTCGAACTCGGCGAAGAACCGCCGCCAGCTTTGGCGGTGGAGTTCCCGGCCGTTGTTCGCCTCGAGCCACTCGTGGTGGCTGAAGGCCATCGCGCGCAACCGCACGGCGTCCAGGCCGGTGGCCCGGGATTGCAGCTCCGCCAGCGATTCGATCGGGAACCGCGCGATCGCACCGGAAATCAGCAACTGCATGTAGAGCGTCGCGGCTTCGGCCAGATCGGGCAGCAGCGGGCTGTGCCGTTCGACGCGCGCGCCGGCCTCGGCCAGTGCGCCGGCCACCCGGTTCACGCCCGCCCGCACCGCCGCTCCGGTCGGGATGAGCGGATGGTCTTCGATGACCAGGACCCGGAAGTCGCCGAGCCGCTCGTGGCGCGCGGGCGGCAGCGTCACGTCGTACGCCTTGCCGTGCGTCAGCGGGTCCGGCCCGGCCATGACGTCGAGCAGCAGCGTGAGGTCGCGGGCGGTGCGGGCCATCGGACCGGCGACGGCGAGGTCGAGCTCGACCGGCAACGCCGGCGCGAGCGGCGGGACCATGCCGCGGGTCGCCACCAGCCCGAGGGTCGGCTTGTGCGCGTGGATGCCGCAGAAGTGCGCGGGGGTGCGCAGCGAACCGGCGAGGTCGGACCCGATGGACAGCGCGCCGAACCCGGACGCCAGCGCCGCCGCCGAGCCGCCGGAGGACCCGCCCGACGTGCGCTCGGGGTCCCACGGGTTGGTGGTGGTGCCGTAGATGTCGTTGAAGCTCTGGATGTCCTGCAGTCCCAAGGGGACATTGGTCTTGCCGAGCACGACCGCGCCCGCGGCCTTGAGCCGCGACACCTGCACGGCGTCCTCGGCGGGGACGAAGTCGCGGTGCTGCGGCATGCCCCAGGTGGTGGGCAGGCCGGCCATGTCGTAGGACTCCTTGACGGTGACCGGAATCCCGAGCAGCGGCCGGTCTTCACCGCGGGCAAGCGCTTGGTCGGCGTCCCGCGCGGCGGCCCGCGCACGGTCGAAGTCCGGCACGCAGATCGCGTTGACCCCCTTGTCATCCCGCTCGATGGCGGCGATCGCGTCGTCGGTCAGCTGCGTCGAAGTCACTTCACCGGCACGCAAAGCGGCCGCGAGTTCTCCGGCCGATCGAAAGTTCCACTCCATGAATTCGACACTATGGGGCCTCCGTGGGAGCCACAAAATGCGAATTCACGCAACGTGTGCAGCCGGGACACGAACAGGGGCCAACCCCGGAGCGTTCTGCCGCATCCTGCTGCACCGGGACCGAACCGGACGGCGACGTCGAGCCGCACCTGCTGCCGTACCGGCTCACCCTGCGCCCCGGCACCGAGGAGGTCACCACCTGGGAAGCGGACTACGATCCCGTGGAACGCCGGGTCGGCGAGTCCGCGTTCAAGGTCGGTGGCGTCCCCAGTACCTGTGCCAGGTCCCGCTCGACGCGGAGTTCGAGAAGCACGCGAACCAGCCCGAGCAGCCCGGCACGTTCAGCGCCAAGTACTACGGGCTGTTCCTCGGCAACGAGGTCTACCTCCTCGCCTGCCCGGCCCACTGCCACCCGGCGGCCGCGTGGCCGGTGACGCAGAACTGATAACCGGTTGATCGAACCGGCGAAGGCGTGCCACGCTCCCCGGACCCCGTCGCCGTCCGCAAGAGCTGTCGTTGACCGTCCGATCAGCACCGGCGATCGACGCCGCGTTGGCGAGGCGGCTCGTCGACTCGCAGTTCCCGCGGTGGGCCGGCCTGCCGCTGCGGCACCTCTCCCCCGCGGGCTCGGACCACGTGATCTACCGGCTGGGCGACGAACTGTCCGTCCGGCTGCCGCGTCACTCCGGGGCGATCGGGCAGGCGGAGAAGGAAGCCGAATGGCTGCCCCGCCTGGCCGCGCACCTGCCCCTCGCCGTGCCGGTTCCGGTGGCGGTGGGCGCGCCCGGTTTCGGCTATCCGTGGCCGTGGGCGGTTTCGCGCTGGCTGGACGGGGAAACGGCGACCGTCGAAGCCCTTTCCGGCTCGCACGAAGCCGCCCGCGCGCTGGCCGGGTTCCTGACCGCGCTTCACCGGTTCGGTGCCGAACCCGCCGGTGACCTCGTCGGCCCGCCGCTCGCGGCCCGGGACGGCGCGACGCGGTCCGCCATCGCGAAAGCCGGTGACGCGTTCGGCGCCGTGGCGATGACCGAGCTCTGGGACACCGCCCTCGCCGCGCCGGACTGGGGGCGGCCGCCCGTGTGGCGCCACGGCGATTTCCACACCGGCAACCTGCTGACGACCGGCGGCCGGCTCAGCGCGGTCATCGACTTCGGCGAGCTCGGGGCGGGCGATCCGGCCCTCGACCTGATCATCGCCTACACGCTCCTGTCGGCCGAGACGCGAGCCACCTTCCGCGCCGCGCTCGAGGTGGACGACGCCACGTGGACGCGCGGGCGCGGCTGGGCCCTGGCCACCGGCTTGACCGCGTACACCACCTACGCCGCGGTCGATCCCCGCGTCGCCGCGCAGACCACCCGCCAGATCACCCAGGCGCTCGCCGGCTGAACTCTTTCAGTTCCCGGCCGCCCGGAAGCTCGCCCGGTAGGCCTGCGGGCTCCGCCCCACCACCCGCTTGAACCGCTCCCGGAACGCGGTCGGCGACCCGAACCCCACCGCACCCGCGATCCGGTCCACCGGCTCCGCCGTCGCCTCCAGCAGGTGCTGCGCGCGCCGCACCCGCGCCCGCAGCAGCCACTGCAGCGGCGTCGTCCCCGTCTGCTCGCGGAACCGGCGGTTCAACGTCCGCGTGCTCATCCCCGCGTGCCCCGCGATCCCCGGCAGCGTCAGCTCCGAAGCGCAGTTCTCCTCCAGCCACGCCAGCACCGGCTCCAGCTCGGACCCGCGCGGGGCCGGCGGGGTGTCGTGCACGATGAACTGCGCCTGGCCGCCCTCGCGTTCCAGGGGCATCACCGACATCCGGGCCGCGTCGGCCGCCACCGCCGAACCGTGGTCACGGCGGACCAGGTGGAGGCAGAGGTCCAGGCCCGCCGCCGCGCCCGCCGAGCTCAGGAACTGGCCGTTGTCCA includes the following:
- a CDS encoding MFS transporter, encoding MGTSEFMLAGLVPGIAADLDVSLAQAGYLTSAFAAGMVAGAPVMAALSRSWRRRTALLCFLAVFVAVHVAGALTTSFGVLVATRLVAAVANAGFLAVALTVATAVARPGRALAVLLSGTTVACAVGIPGGALLGWRPAFWVVALLCLPAFAALWWIPDTAADAEPAGLRAELAVLRPLSGVLLVGALVNAATFGVFTYLAPVAEGVAPVPVVLAAFGAGCFAGITSAGRLADRWPGRVLAAGGPLLLAGWVALALAAHVPAVLVALAFTQGALAFAVGGTVIARILRLAEGAPTMKGAYATAALNAGATAGPLLAGAVANPFWPAAALVAAALTSYAFRRRT
- a CDS encoding ArsR/SmtB family transcription factor; translation: MPYLRIHFTEVDLGRTRLASRIDHMWEIVNAVQLLQHREGGLYFDGWRRWVRQEALAEPRLQRLLCTLQHIAPHAEYFPDFLTPAGGFDDLGDALDAVVSVPKSRLRTEMALLGCESAPSRAIADGGAPALHGLRAALGGFYRAAVQPRLEVVEAARHADLAHRMHTLLHDGVEAMLTGMAPGAVWEPPVLRLPYVVDSDLPLAGRGLRLVPCYFSLQGPVALADPGLPPTVAFPLDPATRLLAAERRPGDHLGALVGTTRAAILRLVLDGCSTRELIRRTGVAPATITHHTTILRDAGMIATQRDGAVASHHITPLGLRVLHRTG
- a CDS encoding peptidoglycan-binding domain-containing protein, coding for MRITRGIARGAVYGAMIVSALIAAPAAQAAPSATPSAAASVPDQRLHPPAVHPLVACGYYSGKVETVRGNTGNRVREVQCLLLYWGYSVGSSGVDGDFGPATEAAVKAFQADTYGVCGPPGLVSDGRVGKHTWSALRAPDSCPTE
- a CDS encoding HPF/RaiA family ribosome-associated protein yields the protein MLVQIQVNTDHNVHGGERLATFVSTDLESSLSRFGGWLTRVEVHLSEDGGGKPDDKKCVIEARPGGKQPVAVTHHATTVDDAYAGAAHKLLRVLDSRHDRAHDHKGSDSIRHMPAPADPGQVGVIEDEPRV
- a CDS encoding amidase codes for the protein MEWNFRSAGELAAALRAGEVTSTQLTDDAIAAIERDDKGVNAICVPDFDRARAAARDADQALARGEDRPLLGIPVTVKESYDMAGLPTTWGMPQHRDFVPAEDAVQVSRLKAAGAVVLGKTNVPLGLQDIQSFNDIYGTTTNPWDPERTSGGSSGGSAAALASGFGALSIGSDLAGSLRTPAHFCGIHAHKPTLGLVATRGMVPPLAPALPVELDLAVAGPMARTARDLTLLLDVMAGPDPLTHGKAYDVTLPPARHERLGDFRVLVIEDHPLIPTGAAVRAGVNRVAGALAEAGARVERHSPLLPDLAEAATLYMQLLISGAIARFPIESLAELQSRATGLDAVRLRAMAFSHHEWLEANNGRELHRQSWRRFFAEFDAVVCPITPTPAFPHDHHPNPMERRIDVDGVAYPYFDQLVWAGLATMPGLPATAIPAGRSPEGLPVGVQLLGPMFEDRTPLRLAELLEPELGGFRPPE
- a CDS encoding aminoglycoside phosphotransferase family protein, with product MTVRSAPAIDAALARRLVDSQFPRWAGLPLRHLSPAGSDHVIYRLGDELSVRLPRHSGAIGQAEKEAEWLPRLAAHLPLAVPVPVAVGAPGFGYPWPWAVSRWLDGETATVEALSGSHEAARALAGFLTALHRFGAEPAGDLVGPPLAARDGATRSAIAKAGDAFGAVAMTELWDTALAAPDWGRPPVWRHGDFHTGNLLTTGGRLSAVIDFGELGAGDPALDLIIAYTLLSAETRATFRAALEVDDATWTRGRGWALATGLTAYTTYAAVDPRVAAQTTRQITQALAG
- a CDS encoding GlxA family transcriptional regulator — translated: MHTVAVLALDQVVPFDLATPIETFSRTRLPDGAPAYEVRICGPAPEIDAGAFTLRPPWDLTGLATADTIVVPGRSANPPVPEPVVTALRAAAGRGARIASICSGAFILAETGLLDGLRATTHWAAAPELARRHPAVEVDPDVLYVDNGQFLSSAGAAAGLDLCLHLVRRDHGSAVAADAARMSVMPLEREGGQAQFIVHDTPPAPRGSELEPVLAWLEENCASELTLPGIAGHAGMSTRTLNRRFREQTGTTPLQWLLRARVRRAQHLLEATAEPVDRIAGAVGFGSPTAFRERFKRVVGRSPQAYRASFRAAGN